A region of Culicoides brevitarsis isolate CSIRO-B50_1 chromosome 1, AGI_CSIRO_Cbre_v1, whole genome shotgun sequence DNA encodes the following proteins:
- the LOC134827556 gene encoding peptide chain release factor 1-like, mitochondrial encodes MLRRISFFAGLVKPRLCPKPIFSQINLVRHSSALPKPADTLSITNPNVQKYLESIRVEFYALKVGENLTRDQRKRMRMLSDVVELVEQRNVLLKNISSLNDMKDEKDEEMMALVKEEREVYSEMLTKMEEDIIQQLFEMDDSEDYESFMLEIAAGVGGQEAMLFANEMFDMYTKFCLYKGWQCEILSFDESDVGGCRHACLLVTGDDAFRCLRLEGGVHRVQRVPATEKSGRIHTSTVSVAIIPRPDDLNIDIQEKDLKIETKRSSGAGGQSVNTTDSAVRVVHLPTGIAVENQTERSQHKNKELAIRRLKARLIQAHIEKQSSEVNSSRKSQVGTSNRNEKIRTYNFNQDRITDHRIEGGTVHNLKGFLNGGHELETIISRVNSSLRRKHLMEIIRNMK; translated from the coding sequence atgttgcGGCGAATTTCCTTTTTTGCGGGTTTAGTAAAACCTCGCTTATGCCCTAAAccaatttttagtcaaataaatttagtgaGACACAGTTCAGCACTACCAAAACCCGCTGACACTCTTTCCATCACAAATCCAAATgtccaaaaatatttggagAGTATCCGGGTGGAATTTTACGCCTTGAAAGTCGGCGAAAATCTCACAAGGGACCAACGAAAACGGATGAGAATGCTGTCTGACGTCGTCGAATTGGTAGAACAACGAAACGTTTTGCTCAAAAACATCAGCAGCTTGAACGACATGAAAGACGAGAAGGACGAAGAGATGATGGCTCTCGTGAAGGAAGAACGTGAAGTTTATTCAGAAATGCTGACAAAAATGGAAGAAGACATCATTCAACAATTATTCGAAATGGACGACAGCGAAGATTACGAATCGTTTATGTTGGAAATCGCTGCTGGCGTCGGAGGACAAGAAGCGATGCTCTTTGCCAACGAAATGTTCGACATGTACACCAAATTTTGCCTTTACAAGGGATGGCAATGCGAAATTCTCTCATTTGACGAGTCAGATGTCGGCGGATGTCGTCATGCGTGTTTGTTAGTAACGGGCGACGATGCTTTTCGCTGTTTGAGACTCGAAGGAGGCGTTCATCGGGTCCAACGAGTTCCTGCAACGGAAAAAAGTGGCAGAATTCACACGAGTACCGTATCTGTGGCGATAATTCCGCGCCCGGATGACCTCAATATCGACATCCAAGagaaagatttgaaaattgagacgAAAAGATCAAGCGGAGCCGGCGGACAAAGTGTAAATACAACCGATAGTGCCGTGCGAGTAGTTCATTTGCCAACGGGCATTGCTGTGGAAAACCAAACGGAACGATCGCAACACAAAAATAAGGAATTAGCGATTCGGAGACTGAAAGCGCGACTTATTCAGGCACACATTGAGAAACAATCGAGCGAAGTGAATTCGTCGAGAAAGAGTCAAGTCGGCACAAGTAATagaaatgagaaaattcgCACTTATAACTTCAATCAGGATCGAATTACGGACCATAGAATTGAAGGAGGGACCGTTCACAACTTGAAGGGCTTCTTGAATGGCGGACACGAGCTGGAAACGATAATTTCTCGCGTTAATTCCAGCTTGAGACGGAAACATTTGATGgaaattattagaaatatgaaataa
- the LOC134827557 gene encoding exosome complex component RRP41, with protein MSKELLSDQGLRLDGRRANELRRVRCRLGVFSQPDGSAYLEMGNTKVLAAVYGPHQAKKANHDEVVVNCQYSMATFSTGERKTRPRGDRKSQEMTIHLQETLSAAIMTDLYPRSQIDVFIEVLQSDGGNYCASINAATLALIDAGICLKEYVCACTASLANDDVALMDVSNVEEVSGGPVLTVATLPKSGKIAFMEMSQRFHLDCLPKVLECATKGAKELYEILDKAVRDHLVEVGSTGDWGIVIK; from the coding sequence ATGTCAAAAGAACTCCTTTCCGATCAAGGCCTCCGCTTGGATGGCCGTCGCGCCAACGAATTACGTCGCGTTCGATGTCGCTTGGGTGTTTTCAGTCAACCCGATGGCTCGGCATATCTGGAAATGGGCAACACAAAGGTTCTCGCTGCCGTTTACGGACCTCATCAAGCCAAGAAAGCAAATCACGACGAAGTTGTCGTCAATTGTCAGTACAGCATGGCGACATTTTCCACGGGCGAACGCAAAACTCGCCCTCGCGGGGACCGCAAATCGCAAGAAATGACAATTCACCTGCAGGAAACGTTGAGTGCGGCAATTATGACGGACTTGTATCCACGATCCCAGATCGATGTCTTTATCGAGGTGCTTCAAAGTGACGGCGGAAATTATTGTGCGTCGATAAATGCTGCGACACTGGCTTTAATTGATGCTGGCATTTGCTTGAAGGAGTATGTTTGTGCGTGTACGGCATCACTCGCGAACGACGATGTGGCACTGATGGATGTTTCGAATGTCGAAGAGGTGAGCGGAGGACCTGTGTTGACAGTGGCTACGTTACCAAAATCgggaaaaattgcatttatggAGATGTCACAGCGATTTCACTTGGATTGCTTGCCAAAAGTGTTGGAATGTGCCACGAAAGGAGCAAAAGAGTTGTACGAAATTTTGGATAAAGCTGTGCGCGATCATTTAGTGGAAGTAGGATCGACAGGCGATTGGGGAATTGTTATCAAATAA
- the LOC134827558 gene encoding UPF0598 protein CG30010, translated as MLIKSTFRCLKNINSNFYRLASTYVQGQSPEPKIREYFYFVNHEGMLFLDDARMKNFTSCFKDKKFLEFFFKRLKINDTNRYTEDFPYLSLCGRERNFVRCDDLPIVFTHILPDKKDPTKELLTYNYASDLLTVDFEPDKIFMAPSGKVYHPAPARYGNIGLIRSKLAIELSKNFEFKTNGEEEAPKAINWGDKKYDIDDSWVSKAVVFKPL; from the exons atgttaataaaaagcacttttagatgcttaaaaaacataaattcaaacttttatcGTCTTGCATCAACTTACGTTCAAGGTCAATCTCCCGAACCAAAGATCCgagaatatttttactttgtcaATCATGAAGGAATG ctttttctcGATGACGctcgtatgaaaaatttcacttcctgcttcaaagacaaaaaatttctcgaatttttcttcaaacgtCTGAAAATCAACGACACCAATCGCTATACTGAGGACTTCCCCTATTTGAGTCTTTGTGGTCGTGAACGAAATTTTGTGCGATGTGACGATCTTCCAATTGTTTTCACTCACATCCTGCCAGACAAAAAGGATCCAACGAAAGAACTTTTGACCTACAATTACGCGTCAGATCTGTTAACAGTCGATTTCGAGCCTGACAAGATTTTTATGGCGCCTTCGGGAAAAGTTTATCATCCAGCACCAGCGAGATATGGCAATATTGGACTCATTCGATCGAAGTTGGCAATTgagttgagtaaaaatttcgaGTTTAAAACGAACGGAGAAGAAGAGGCACCAAAAGCGATCAATTggggagacaaaaaatatgacataGACGATAGTTGGGTAAGCAAAGCTGTTGTATTCAAGcctttgtaa
- the LOC134827560 gene encoding protein crossbronx homolog — protein sequence MTLDSTMVLSEKMQSKIHQEYKILAEFKMLQSECIPGLYLIPSAESSFAWFGVIFVRQGLYQDGIFRFLISIPQDFPNTSQPPTVIFQSEVYHPSICPFTGTMDISEAFPKFSSDNHLWQIAKYIIYLFEYPDQGKVVNKEAFEAWTNNNAEFMAKVKESVKMSLDKLYDPAPTEDKHYIKFDKYENEIHDPVLEEMKNCAEESL from the exons atgacACTGGACTCAACAATGGTGTTGTCTGAAAAAATGCAGAGCAAAATTCATCAGGAATACAAAATATTGGCAGAATT tAAAATGCTACAAAGCGAATGCATTCCTGGTTTATATTTGATTCCATCAGCAGAATCGTCATTCGCCTGGTTCGGAGTAATTTTCGTGCGACAAGGCCTCTACCAAGACggaatatttagatttttgatttcCATTCCGCAGGATTTCCCAAATACATCACAACCACCt acCGTAATTTTTCAGAGTGAAGTTTATCATCCGAGTATTTGCCCATTTACAGGCACAATGGACATTTCCGAAGCCTTTCCCAAATTCAGTTCGGACAACCATTTATGGCAAATTGCCaaatacataatttatttgttcgagTACCCAGATCAAGGCAAAGTCGTCAACAAGGAAGCATTTGAAGCGTGGACCAACAACAACGCCGAATTCATGGCAAAAGTGAAGGAAAGTGTAAAAATGAGCTTAGATAAGTTGTATGATCCGGCACCCACCGAAGACAAGCACtacataaaatttgacaaatatgAGAACGAAATTCACGATCCCGTTTTGgaagagatgaaaaattgtgcGGAAGAGTCTCTGTaa
- the LOC134837351 gene encoding putative leucine-rich repeat-containing protein DDB_G0290503, whose protein sequence is MDNRFSFSRMSFGKGKLKKVSDIAGIASPVADSKKDKENSKSAKKLEKLQKEKLRFGSLDAESIKPAKSNFFRTPSLPRRLKFKSSADPVTPKKGSSSSSLESASETKTSTLTQLYNKIDQNKAALDKANKENTNLKQQISFLEETVTRLQDEKTEIGSTKDKRIAELEREMSNLNKADELLQSIAEKSLDKIREMEDEMRQMMKNHEQQLDGLTSSKNELETKLEEIIINYQANQDENTNLRFENQFLRQELNQYQSMMQLQSNELNAKIEEIKFLEKSMEEIMEESGALKEQIQLLKVKAEEDIKKCIEDASSNMRELETLRRERSNLIIDLQEKQELIKALHDELAERQVEIDGQQYDFQESYSFEIHMITEKYEERINKLQEMHEMKLKEVESVFVLEKAKIMKEHAEELEKLKEEQTSEIERANETAAEKIKIAEVQAEERIKALEASIESTVAREKALWQVEMDKCQKIAETEIIKCELEKRDLKSLLEATNQLLKERDEAIQDLQCQILSTSGPAHKVKEEYDMKLKNALKEAAKLKTEKYNYQLTLSNTRSTVNILMERLKKADSDVEILKQELDQQAASKIELEAANLKLQDDVEEYKKALAALTNSSRALEQQLRQKEQVYEQLMASEEEAVTAVTQIGQLFSSRIDENMSKYLEMYDEMKKKYEARESYIRDMKLLMEEFATGIELARIELDTKEKKLFELEQENKDIKLENMTYKFKCEQFEKYQSKSSSDATDFTKDTQTNTISCDDENLVSNKIIENIINQLDKDAEQTIPNKDGEAENQTNTNDEKLEILNEIITNESNKIIEENQLLKEKLRTCEDRLKILEEFANDTSSKYKELLEQQNNKTKLKDTNLKEINVHLKNKIAKLQEMNKKQESTIMGLQEQIEQSFNSPHKLNISAKFGSPRTPKSLMSVFAGKENQSPIPGGMVSSPKSNVLKPRNN, encoded by the exons ATGGATAACAGATTCTCGTTTTCTCGAATGTCCTTTGGAAAAGGAAAGCTCAAGAAAGTCAGCGATATTGCag gAATTGCATCTCCTGTTGCAGACAGTAAGAAAGACAAAGAAAACTCAAAGTCCGCGAAAAAACTCGAGAAACTacagaaagaaaaattgcgaTTTGGCAGTTTGGATGCAGAGTCAATTAAGCCAGCCAAgagtaattttttcagaacg ccCTCACTTCCTCGCCGTCTTAAATTCAAATCGTCCGCTGATCCAGTGACGCCAAAGAAAGGCTCTTCTTCGTCATCATTAGAATCAGCTTCCGAGACAAAAACTTCCACTCTTACCCAATTATACaacaaaattgatcaaaataaaGCAGCTCTCGATAAGGCAAACAAAgaaaacacaaatttaaagCAACAAATTTCCTTCCTCGAGGAAACCGTCACACGCCTTCAAGATGAAAAGACCGAAATTGGTTCGACCAAAGACAAACGCATCGCTGAGCTCGAACGTGAAATGTCAAATCTCAACAAAGCCGATGAACTTTTGCAAAGCATTGCGGAAAAATCTCTCGATAAAATCCGCGAAATGGAAGATGAGATGCGACAAATGATGAAGAATCACGAACAACAACTCGATGGACTTACATCGTCAAAGAATGAATTGGAAACGAAATTGGAAGAGATTATCATCAACTACCAAGCGAACCAAGATGAAAACACAAATCTCCGTTTCGAAAATCAATTCTTGCGACAAGAACTAAACCAATATCAGTCCATGATGCAGTTGCAATCGAACGAATTGAATGCCAAAATTGAGGAAATCAAGTTTTTGGAAAAGAGTATGGAGGAAATTATGGAAGAAAGTGGCGCGCTCAAGGAACAAATTCAATTGTTGAAGGTAAAGGCTGAGGAAGACATCAAAAAGTGCATTGAAGATGCCAGTAGCAATATGCGTGAATTGGAAACGCTGCGACGTGAACGCAGCAATCTCATTATTGACTTGCAAGAAAAGCAGGAATTGATCAAGGCTTTGCATGATGAGCTTGCTGAACGTCAAGTCGAGATCGATGGGCAACAATATGACTTCCAAGAATCGTACAGCTTTGAGATTCACATGATCACGGAAAAGTACGAAGAGCGCATCAACAAGCTGCAGGAAATGCACGAAATGAAGTTGAAGGAAGTTGAGTCCGTTTTCGTGTTGGAAAAGGCAAAAATCATGAAAGAACATGCTGAGGAGttggaaaaattgaaggaagAACAAACATCTGAGATTGAACGTGCCAACGAAACTGCAGcagaaaagattaaaattgctGAAGTCCAAGCCGAAGAACGAATCAAAGCTCTTGAAGCATCGATCGAAAGCACAGTCGCTCGCGAAAAGGCTTTGTGGCAAGTTGAGATGGATAAATGCCAGAAAATTGCCGAGACTGAAATCATCAAGTGTGAATTAGAAAAACGTGATCTAAAGTCATTGTTGGAAGCCACCAACCAACTCTTGAAGGAACGTGACGAAGCTATTCAAGACTTGCAATGCCAAATTCTCTCTACTTCGGGCCCCGCGCACAAAGTCAAGGAAGAGTACGACATGAAGTTGAAAAATGCCTTGAAAGAAGCCGCCAAACTGAAAACTGAGAAATACAATTACCAACTCACCCTCAGCAATACCCGTTCCACAGTCAATATTCTCATGGAGCGTCTCAAGAAGGCCGATAGCGACGTCGAGATCTTGAAACAGGAATTGGACCAACAAGCTGCCTCGAAAATCGAACTCGAAGCTGCCAATCTCAAGTTGCAAGATGACGTCGAAGAATACAAAAAGGCACTTGCTGCACTCACAAACTCGTCACGCGCATTGGAACAACAATTGCGCCAAAAGGAACAGGTATACGAACAACTTATGGCATCGGAAGAAGAAGCCGTAACAGCTGTCACCCAAATTGGACAACTTTTCAGTAGTCGCATCGACGAAAACATGTCCAAGTACTTGGAGATGTACGatgaaatgaagaagaaatacGAGGCACGTGAATCGTACATTCGCGACATGAAATTGCTCATGGAGGAATTCGCGACAGGCATTGAATTGGCACGCATCGAACTCGACACGAAGGAAAAGAAGTTGTTTGAGCTCGAGCAAGAGAACAAAGACATCAAGTTGGAAAACATGACGTACAAGTTCAAGTGCGAGCAATTCGAAAAGTATCAGTCAAAGAGCTCCTCGGATGCCACAGACTTCACCAAAGACACCCAAACCAATACTATTTCATGTGATGATGAGAACCTAGtttccaataaaattatagAGAATATTATTAACCAATTAGACAAAGATGCCGAGCAAACGATCCCCAACAAGGATGGCGAGGCCGAGAACCAAACCAACACTAACGATGAAAAGTTAGAGATCCTTAATGAAATTATCACAAATGAGAGCAATAAAATTATCgaagaaaatcaacttttgaaggaaaag ttacgCACCTGTGAAGATCGTCTTAAGATTCTCGAAGAATTCGCCAACGACACTTCCAGCAAATACAAAGAGCTCCttgaacaacaaaacaacaagaCCAAACTTAAGGACACAAATCTCAAAGAAATTAATGTTCATTTGAagaat aAAATCGCCAAATTGcaagaaatgaacaaaaagcAAGAATCCACAATCATGGGATTGCAGGAGCAGATTGAACAATCGTTCAACTCGCCTCACAAATTGAACATTTCCGCCAAATTTGGCAGTCCACGTACACCAAAGAGTCTCATGTCTGTCTTCGCAGGCAAGGAGAACCAATCACCCATTCCAGGCGGTATGGTGTCGAGTCCCAAGTCGAATGTACTCAAACCTAGAAATAATTAA